From the Burkholderia glumae LMG 2196 = ATCC 33617 genome, one window contains:
- a CDS encoding LysE family translocator, translated as MSLHTWSLFLATMFVVSAIPGPNMLLVMSHGARYGMRRSAATMAGALLALVLMFLISAAGLGVFLAAWPRMFDALRLAGAAYLIWLGVKAWRARVEQAPAVDGAAAVPAGFATPGALFRNGFLVSGSNPKALLFAAALTPQFIDPNAPKLPQFASLVVTLAVCEVSWYLVYCGFGTRIGATLKSARVVRIFNRLTGGVFVGFGAAMALVRH; from the coding sequence ATGAGTCTGCATACGTGGAGCCTGTTCCTGGCGACGATGTTCGTGGTGTCGGCGATACCGGGGCCGAACATGTTGCTGGTGATGTCGCACGGGGCCCGCTACGGGATGCGCCGTTCGGCGGCCACCATGGCCGGCGCGCTGCTCGCGCTGGTGCTGATGTTCCTGATCTCGGCGGCCGGGCTCGGCGTGTTCCTGGCCGCGTGGCCGCGCATGTTCGATGCGCTGCGGCTGGCCGGCGCCGCCTATCTGATCTGGCTCGGCGTGAAGGCGTGGCGCGCGCGCGTCGAGCAGGCGCCGGCCGTCGACGGGGCCGCCGCGGTGCCGGCCGGGTTCGCGACGCCGGGCGCGCTGTTCCGCAACGGCTTCCTGGTGTCGGGCAGCAACCCGAAGGCGCTGCTGTTCGCGGCGGCGCTCACGCCGCAGTTCATCGATCCGAACGCGCCGAAGCTGCCGCAGTTCGCGTCGCTGGTCGTGACGCTGGCCGTCTGCGAGGTGAGCTGGTATCTGGTCTATTGCGGGTTCGGCACGCGGATCGGCGCGACGCTCAAGAGCGCGCGCGTGGTGCGGATCTTCAACCGCCTGACGGGCGGCGTGTTCGTCGGTTTCGGCGCGGCGATGGCGCTGGTGCGCCACTGA
- a CDS encoding DUF2957 domain-containing protein: MKRNLLLVTAAVAVPLLSACGGADDKPITALAATEPGLCPSSLDYSTVYTGGGGDGELVKLQLDTQKLTWQISYIESPIPATTGTVTPTRAGTTVSGTLSRETGLPTAKLNNCAFQLNGASLDPSRPARVFVGFGVAGGTIPGARISFPGVIGVAAVPDTTFPYYPFIGFSSLETNIANVAGVYSQLGYGQVPSQKFAPVTIDGKVTINADGSWQRCDTTGVNAGTCQQLGSNFTQSPDGSGAFVTNHYQGQAKPTLSASGAQGKGYLIVGKLRNQLVPIMIRTGAANPNPTPDANGVPGLTADDESGISIMAPQNTVAVGSQNGEYIGVDSQFDYRSTALINTQATLLDPFNASQASLATALNLDYTQATPGTVTSVHTGATSTTPTGKFIFTGGVFGFLDNNNATSPYFTIGAFVQ, translated from the coding sequence ATGAAGCGGAATCTCTTACTGGTCACGGCGGCGGTCGCCGTGCCGTTGTTGTCGGCCTGCGGGGGCGCGGACGACAAACCGATCACGGCGCTGGCCGCCACCGAGCCGGGGCTCTGCCCGTCGTCGCTCGACTACAGCACGGTCTACACCGGCGGCGGCGGCGACGGCGAACTGGTGAAACTGCAGCTCGACACGCAGAAGCTGACCTGGCAGATTTCCTATATCGAATCGCCGATTCCGGCCACCACGGGCACCGTCACGCCGACGCGCGCGGGCACCACCGTCAGCGGCACGCTCAGCCGCGAAACCGGCCTGCCGACCGCGAAGCTGAACAACTGTGCGTTCCAGCTCAACGGCGCGAGCCTCGACCCGTCACGCCCGGCGCGCGTATTCGTCGGCTTCGGCGTGGCGGGCGGCACCATTCCCGGCGCGCGGATCTCGTTCCCGGGCGTGATCGGCGTGGCGGCCGTGCCCGACACGACGTTCCCCTACTACCCGTTCATCGGCTTCTCGTCGCTCGAGACCAACATCGCGAACGTCGCCGGCGTGTACAGCCAGCTCGGCTACGGGCAGGTGCCTTCGCAGAAGTTCGCGCCGGTCACCATCGACGGCAAGGTCACGATCAACGCGGACGGCTCCTGGCAGCGCTGCGACACGACCGGCGTCAACGCGGGCACCTGCCAGCAGCTCGGCTCGAACTTCACGCAGTCGCCGGACGGCAGCGGCGCGTTCGTGACCAACCACTACCAGGGCCAGGCGAAGCCGACGCTGTCCGCCTCGGGCGCGCAGGGCAAGGGCTATCTGATCGTCGGTAAGCTGCGCAACCAGCTGGTGCCGATCATGATCCGCACCGGCGCGGCGAATCCGAACCCGACGCCGGACGCGAACGGCGTGCCGGGCCTGACCGCCGACGACGAGTCGGGCATCTCGATCATGGCGCCGCAGAACACCGTCGCAGTCGGCTCGCAGAACGGCGAATACATCGGCGTCGACAGCCAGTTCGATTACCGCAGCACCGCGCTCATCAACACCCAGGCCACCCTGCTCGATCCGTTCAACGCCTCGCAGGCCTCGCTCGCGACCGCGCTGAACCTGGACTACACGCAGGCCACCCCGGGCACGGTCACCTCGGTGCACACGGGTGCGACCAGCACCACGCCGACCGGCAAGTTCATCTTCACGGGTGGCGTGTTCGGTTTCCTCGACAACAACAATGCGACGTCGCCGTATTTCACGATCGGCGCGTTCGTCCAATAA
- a CDS encoding OmpW/AlkL family protein, which translates to MNKTLLRGAAVLAAALGASGAQAQSAGSNVIGLGWFHITPIQSSTSLVTNVAPTPINTPLSLPPSFDSPGTGLRTNNSDTLGLTISHFFTDNVAVTSVAGVPPVFQVSGHGTIVPPGPAGALGTQNIGLDAVNPIVKSVRQWSPAVILQYYFANANSKLRPFVGIGVSYNWFSDLQLSNNFIKQTQDNLGSILAAGAGKPGTTQVSAKASSSWQPVFNAGLTYSINQHWGLIASVTYIPLKTTSTVTIKAADGTTLAESKGDLKANPIISYLAVSYKF; encoded by the coding sequence GTGAACAAGACCCTTCTTCGCGGCGCAGCCGTGCTCGCCGCCGCGCTCGGCGCCAGCGGCGCGCAGGCGCAAAGCGCCGGCAGCAACGTTATCGGCCTCGGCTGGTTCCATATCACGCCGATCCAGAGCAGCACGTCGCTGGTCACCAACGTGGCCCCGACGCCGATCAACACGCCGCTGAGCCTGCCGCCCTCGTTCGACTCGCCGGGCACCGGGTTGCGCACCAACAACTCGGACACGCTCGGCCTGACGATCAGCCACTTCTTCACCGATAACGTCGCCGTCACCTCGGTGGCGGGCGTGCCGCCGGTGTTCCAGGTATCGGGGCACGGCACGATCGTGCCGCCCGGGCCGGCCGGCGCGCTCGGCACGCAGAACATCGGGCTCGACGCGGTCAACCCGATCGTCAAGAGCGTGCGCCAGTGGAGCCCGGCCGTGATCCTGCAGTACTACTTCGCGAACGCCAATTCGAAGCTGCGGCCGTTCGTCGGCATCGGCGTGTCGTACAACTGGTTCAGCGACCTGCAGCTCAGCAACAACTTCATCAAGCAGACGCAGGACAACCTCGGTTCGATCCTCGCGGCCGGCGCCGGCAAGCCCGGCACCACGCAGGTGTCGGCGAAGGCGTCGTCGTCGTGGCAGCCGGTGTTCAACGCGGGTCTGACCTACTCGATCAACCAGCACTGGGGGCTGATTGCCTCGGTAACCTACATCCCGCTGAAGACCACCTCGACCGTGACGATCAAGGCGGCCGACGGCACGACGCTCGCCGAATCGAAGGGCGACCTGAAGGCAAACCCGATCATCAGCTACCTCGCGGTGTCGTACAAATTCTGA
- a CDS encoding NAD(P)-dependent oxidoreductase, which produces MDIGFVGLGEMGSAIAANLLKAGHRVRVWNRSPEKAAPLVAQGAQPAATIGDAFAGDLVLSMLADDAAVRGVFDAGLLEQASRGLIHVNMATISVALAETLAHAHAERGLHYVAAPVLGRPNVAALGQLTIIAAGPAEAIDRVQPAFDVIGKKTWRLGSLPQHANAVKLAANFSIASAIETMGEAAAMLAGHGVAVSDYIDVITNSILPGPVYQGYGTMIAERRYEPAMFKARLGLKDVRLALEAADAVSVPMPVGSVLRDNLIDAIAHGDGERDFAVLGEVAARRAGR; this is translated from the coding sequence ATGGATATCGGATTTGTCGGGCTCGGCGAAATGGGCAGCGCGATTGCCGCGAACCTGCTGAAGGCGGGCCACCGCGTGCGGGTCTGGAACCGCTCGCCGGAGAAGGCCGCGCCGCTCGTGGCGCAGGGCGCGCAGCCGGCGGCCACGATCGGGGACGCCTTCGCCGGCGACCTGGTGCTGTCGATGCTGGCCGACGACGCGGCCGTGCGCGGCGTGTTCGACGCGGGGCTGCTCGAGCAGGCGTCGCGCGGGCTGATCCACGTGAACATGGCGACCATTTCGGTCGCGCTGGCCGAAACGCTCGCGCACGCGCATGCCGAGCGCGGCCTGCACTACGTGGCGGCGCCAGTGCTCGGACGCCCGAACGTGGCCGCGCTGGGGCAGCTGACGATCATCGCGGCCGGCCCGGCCGAGGCGATCGACCGCGTGCAGCCGGCCTTCGACGTGATCGGCAAGAAGACCTGGCGGCTCGGCTCGCTGCCGCAGCACGCGAACGCGGTGAAGCTCGCGGCGAATTTCTCGATCGCCTCGGCGATCGAGACGATGGGCGAGGCTGCCGCGATGCTGGCCGGGCACGGCGTGGCCGTCAGCGACTACATCGACGTGATCACCAACAGCATCCTGCCGGGGCCGGTCTACCAGGGCTACGGCACGATGATCGCCGAGCGCCGCTACGAGCCGGCCATGTTCAAGGCGCGGCTCGGGCTCAAGGACGTGCGGCTCGCGCTCGAGGCGGCCGACGCGGTGTCGGTGCCGATGCCGGTCGGCAGCGTGCTGCGCGACAACCTGATCGACGCGATCGCGCACGGCGACGGCGAGCGTGATTTCGCGGTGCTGGGCGAGGTGGCCGCGCGCCGCGCGGGACGCTGA
- a CDS encoding orotate phosphoribosyltransferase: MTGFDRQTISDTTAKILLEVQAVHFNAEKPFIFTSGWASPVYIDCRKLISYPRVRRGLMEMAEATILRDVGFEQIDAVAGGETAGIPFAAWIADRMMLPMQYVRKKPKGFGRNAQIEGHLEEGSRVLLVEDLTTDSRSKVNFINALRTAGATVNHCFVLFHYNIFKESVSVLKDIDVDLHALATWWDVLRVAKASGYFETKTLDEVEKFLHAPAEWSAAHGGATSPKE, translated from the coding sequence ATGACAGGCTTCGATCGTCAAACGATCTCCGACACCACCGCCAAAATCCTGCTCGAAGTGCAGGCGGTACACTTCAACGCCGAAAAGCCGTTCATCTTCACGTCCGGCTGGGCGAGCCCCGTCTATATCGACTGCCGCAAGCTGATCTCGTATCCGCGCGTGCGCCGCGGCCTGATGGAGATGGCGGAAGCGACGATCCTGCGCGACGTCGGCTTCGAGCAGATCGACGCCGTGGCGGGCGGCGAAACCGCCGGTATTCCGTTCGCGGCCTGGATCGCCGACCGGATGATGCTGCCGATGCAGTACGTGCGGAAAAAGCCGAAGGGCTTCGGCCGCAACGCGCAAATCGAGGGCCATCTCGAGGAAGGGTCGCGCGTGCTGCTGGTGGAAGACCTGACCACCGACAGCCGCAGCAAGGTGAACTTCATCAACGCGCTGCGCACGGCCGGCGCCACGGTGAACCACTGCTTCGTGCTGTTCCACTACAACATCTTCAAGGAAAGCGTCTCGGTCCTGAAGGACATCGATGTCGATCTGCACGCGCTGGCCACCTGGTGGGACGTGCTGCGCGTCGCCAAGGCCTCGGGCTACTTCGAGACGAAGACGCTCGACGAGGTCGAGAAATTCCTGCATGCGCCGGCCGAGTGGTCGGCCGCGCACGGCGGCGCCACCTCGCCGAAGGAGTAA
- a CDS encoding YbhB/YbcL family Raf kinase inhibitor-like protein, which yields MKAGRRGVSAWRLLAVLAAAFASLARPGAQTPFSVTSPELRDGGRVSAAQRYGRGACRGENRSPALAWQNPPRGTRSYAITMFDLDAPGRGWWHWAVADIPASASGVPANASGSGFLGRLGAVEARNDFGSDGYGGPCPPPGKPHRYVITVYALDIERLRADQGRPPQLFDHEISVSALASARLTVTDER from the coding sequence GTGAAAGCAGGCAGGCGCGGCGTGAGCGCGTGGCGCCTGCTCGCCGTGCTGGCCGCGGCGTTCGCCAGCCTGGCGCGGCCCGGCGCGCAGACGCCGTTCTCGGTGACGAGTCCCGAGCTGCGCGACGGCGGCCGCGTGAGCGCCGCGCAGCGCTACGGGCGCGGCGCCTGCCGCGGCGAGAACCGCTCGCCGGCGCTGGCCTGGCAAAACCCGCCGCGCGGTACGCGCTCCTATGCGATCACGATGTTCGACCTCGACGCGCCGGGCCGCGGCTGGTGGCACTGGGCCGTGGCCGACATTCCGGCCTCGGCCTCCGGCGTGCCCGCGAACGCGAGCGGCTCCGGCTTCCTCGGTAGGCTCGGCGCGGTCGAGGCGCGCAACGACTTCGGCAGCGACGGCTACGGCGGCCCGTGCCCGCCGCCCGGCAAGCCCCACCGCTACGTGATCACCGTCTACGCGCTCGACATCGAGCGCCTGCGCGCGGACCAGGGCCGGCCGCCGCAGTTGTTCGACCATGAGATCAGCGTCTCCGCGCTCGCCTCCGCACGTCTGACCGTCACCGACGAACGCTAG
- the argC gene encoding N-acetyl-gamma-glutamyl-phosphate reductase, with amino-acid sequence MTTKVFVDGQEGTTGLKIFEYLSARSDIDILRIDDARRKDVEERRRLINASDVTFLCLPDVASRESASLVDNDRTTLIDASTAFRTSADWAYGLPELTRAQRERIRGAKRIAVPGCHASAFVLAMRPLVDAGIVPAEFAAHSYSITGYSGGGKKMIADYEAGGNPRLASPRPYALGLAHKHLPEMAAHTGLAHAPIFTPIVGPFYKGLAVTTYFTPGQLARPVTPQDVQQVFADYYAGEAFVRVAPFDAAANLDDGFFDVQANNDTNRVDLFVFGNEERFVTVARLDNLGKGASGAAIQCMNLSIGAAEDAGLNR; translated from the coding sequence ATGACCACGAAAGTTTTTGTCGACGGCCAGGAAGGCACGACCGGCCTGAAGATCTTCGAATACCTGTCGGCCCGCAGCGACATCGATATCCTGCGCATCGACGATGCCAGGCGCAAGGACGTCGAGGAGCGCCGCCGCCTCATCAACGCGTCCGACGTCACGTTCCTGTGCCTGCCCGACGTCGCCTCGCGCGAATCGGCCTCGCTCGTCGACAACGACCGCACCACGCTAATCGACGCGAGCACGGCGTTTCGCACCAGCGCCGACTGGGCCTACGGCCTGCCCGAGCTGACCCGCGCGCAGCGCGAGCGGATCCGCGGCGCGAAGCGGATCGCGGTGCCGGGCTGCCATGCCTCGGCGTTCGTGCTGGCGATGCGCCCGCTCGTCGACGCCGGCATCGTCCCGGCCGAGTTCGCGGCGCACAGCTACTCGATCACCGGCTACAGCGGCGGCGGCAAGAAAATGATCGCCGACTACGAAGCGGGCGGCAACCCGCGCCTAGCCAGCCCGCGCCCCTACGCGCTCGGTCTCGCGCACAAGCACCTGCCGGAGATGGCCGCGCACACGGGCCTCGCTCACGCACCGATCTTCACGCCGATCGTCGGGCCGTTCTACAAGGGCCTGGCCGTCACCACGTATTTCACTCCGGGCCAGCTCGCCAGGCCCGTGACGCCGCAGGACGTGCAGCAGGTGTTCGCCGATTACTACGCGGGCGAGGCGTTCGTGCGCGTCGCGCCGTTCGATGCAGCCGCGAACCTCGACGACGGCTTCTTCGACGTGCAGGCCAACAACGACACCAACCGCGTCGACCTGTTCGTGTTCGGCAACGAGGAGCGCTTCGTCACCGTCGCGCGCCTCGACAACCTCGGCAAGGGTGCCTCCGGCGCCGCGATCCAGTGCATGAACCTCAGCATCGGCGCGGCCGAGGACGCCGGCCTGAATCGCTGA
- a CDS encoding NADP-dependent malic enzyme has protein sequence MDEQLKQSALAYHQNPKPGKISVTPTKPLSNQLDLSLAYSPGVAAACMAIHDEPLDAQKYTSRGNLVGVVTNGTAVLGLGNIGPLAAKPVMEGKGCLFKKFAGIDVFDIELAESDPDKLVEAIAMLEPTLGGINLEDIKAPECFYIEQKLRERMKIPVFHDDQHGTAIIASAAILNGLKVVGKSLAEVKLVCSGAGAAAIACLDLLVNLGLTKANVLVTDSKGVIHVGRGQLDPSKQRYAATTEARTLADAIQGADVFLGCSSAGVLKPEMVQTMGAQPLILALANPEPEIRPEAAKAVRPDAIVATGRSDYPNQVNNVLCFPFIFRGALDVGATTITEEMKLACVRAIAELAQETDQSEEVAKAYEGHSLEFGPDYLIPKPFDPRLIIKIAPAVAQAAMDSGVATRPIADMDAYREELGATVYRTGMVMRPVFASAKAKQARIVFAEGEDERVLRAAQFVLQEKIARPIIVGRPAVVEMRLKKIGSKLCAGTDFEIVDPEDDPRYQRCWQAYHELGARDGVTPEVAKAALRKANTLIGAILVRLGEADGMICGMIDTFHSHLKYVEQVLGHAPGAEHLAAMNLLMLPGRNLFICDTYVNELPSAEQLADMTIQAAAEIERFGIVPKAALLSNSNFGSAPSASSRRMAEARRLIAERAPQLEVDGEMHGDAALSEMVRKAAFPGTTLSGEANLLIMPNVEAANIAYNLLKMVGGEGVTVGPFLLGAARPVHILTPAATVRRIVNMTAVTAANVNGVAR, from the coding sequence ATGGATGAACAACTGAAGCAGAGCGCGCTCGCGTATCACCAGAATCCGAAGCCCGGCAAGATCTCGGTCACGCCGACCAAGCCGCTGTCGAACCAGCTCGACCTGTCGCTCGCCTATTCGCCGGGCGTGGCGGCCGCCTGCATGGCGATCCACGACGAACCGCTCGACGCGCAGAAGTACACCTCGCGCGGCAACCTGGTCGGCGTCGTGACCAACGGCACGGCGGTGCTCGGGCTCGGCAACATCGGTCCGCTCGCGGCCAAGCCGGTGATGGAGGGCAAGGGGTGCCTCTTCAAGAAATTCGCCGGCATCGACGTGTTCGACATCGAACTGGCCGAGTCCGATCCGGACAAGCTGGTCGAGGCGATCGCGATGCTCGAGCCCACGCTCGGCGGCATCAACCTCGAGGACATCAAGGCGCCCGAGTGCTTCTACATCGAGCAGAAGCTGCGCGAGCGCATGAAGATCCCGGTGTTCCACGACGATCAGCACGGCACCGCGATCATCGCCTCGGCCGCGATCCTGAACGGCCTGAAGGTGGTGGGCAAGTCGCTCGCCGAGGTCAAGCTGGTGTGCTCGGGCGCGGGCGCCGCGGCGATCGCCTGCCTGGACCTGCTCGTCAACCTCGGCCTCACCAAGGCGAACGTGCTGGTCACCGATTCGAAAGGCGTGATCCACGTGGGCCGCGGCCAGCTCGATCCGTCGAAGCAGCGCTACGCCGCGACCACCGAGGCGCGCACGCTTGCCGATGCGATCCAGGGTGCCGACGTGTTCCTCGGCTGCTCGAGCGCCGGCGTGCTGAAGCCGGAGATGGTGCAGACCATGGGCGCGCAGCCGCTGATCCTCGCGCTGGCCAACCCGGAACCGGAAATCCGCCCGGAGGCGGCCAAGGCCGTGCGTCCCGACGCGATCGTCGCGACCGGCCGGTCGGATTATCCGAACCAGGTCAACAACGTGCTCTGCTTTCCGTTCATCTTCCGCGGCGCGCTCGACGTGGGCGCCACCACCATCACCGAGGAAATGAAGCTCGCCTGCGTGCGCGCGATCGCGGAGCTGGCCCAGGAAACCGATCAGAGCGAGGAGGTCGCGAAGGCCTACGAAGGACATTCGCTCGAGTTCGGTCCCGACTACCTGATCCCGAAGCCCTTCGATCCGCGCCTGATCATCAAGATCGCGCCGGCCGTGGCACAGGCGGCGATGGATTCGGGCGTGGCCACGCGCCCGATCGCCGACATGGACGCCTACCGCGAGGAGCTTGGCGCCACCGTCTACCGCACCGGCATGGTGATGCGCCCGGTGTTCGCCAGCGCGAAGGCGAAGCAGGCGCGCATCGTGTTCGCCGAAGGCGAGGACGAGCGCGTGCTGCGTGCCGCGCAGTTCGTGTTGCAGGAGAAGATCGCCCGGCCGATCATCGTCGGCCGCCCGGCCGTGGTCGAGATGCGCCTGAAGAAGATCGGCTCGAAGCTGTGTGCCGGCACCGATTTCGAGATCGTCGATCCCGAGGACGATCCGCGCTACCAGAGGTGCTGGCAGGCCTATCACGAACTGGGCGCGCGCGACGGGGTCACTCCCGAGGTGGCCAAGGCCGCACTGCGCAAGGCCAATACGCTGATCGGCGCGATCCTGGTCCGCCTCGGCGAAGCCGACGGCATGATCTGCGGGATGATCGATACGTTCCACAGCCACCTGAAGTACGTCGAGCAGGTGCTCGGCCATGCGCCGGGTGCCGAGCATCTGGCCGCGATGAACCTGCTGATGCTGCCGGGCCGCAACCTGTTCATTTGCGACACCTACGTCAACGAGTTGCCGAGCGCCGAGCAGCTTGCCGACATGACGATCCAGGCCGCGGCCGAGATCGAGCGCTTCGGCATCGTGCCGAAGGCCGCGCTGCTGTCCAACTCGAACTTCGGCAGCGCGCCGTCGGCGTCGTCGCGCCGCATGGCCGAGGCGCGCCGGCTGATCGCCGAGCGCGCGCCGCAGCTCGAGGTGGACGGCGAAATGCACGGCGACGCGGCGCTCTCGGAAATGGTGCGCAAGGCCGCGTTCCCCGGCACCACGCTGTCGGGCGAGGCGAACCTGCTGATCATGCCGAACGTCGAGGCCGCCAACATCGCCTACAACCTGCTGAAGATGGTGGGCGGCGAGGGCGTCACGGTCGGGCCGTTCCTGCTCGGCGCGGCGCGGCCCGTGCACATCCTGACGCCGGCCGCCACGGTGCGCCGCATCGTCAACATGACGGCCGTGACCGCGGCCAACGTGAACGGCGTGGCGCGCTGA
- a CDS encoding MFS transporter small subunit, with protein MTELSTRSGGSEHPTNKGLLVLFWLYVLVPLAWGVFNTLAQALKLFQ; from the coding sequence ATGACCGAACTCTCGACCCGCAGCGGCGGCAGCGAGCACCCGACCAACAAGGGCCTGCTCGTGCTGTTCTGGCTCTACGTGCTGGTTCCGCTCGCATGGGGTGTGTTCAACACGCTCGCCCAGGCGCTCAAGCTGTTCCAGTAA
- a CDS encoding L-lactate MFS transporter, with product MSSVIEPAGSAGTPSFLSKEATIARPGFSRWMVPPAALAVHLCIGQAYAFSVFNGPLTKVIGITSSAAGDWTLTTLGWIFSLAIVFLGLSAAFAGKWLERVGPRRTMLTAACCFGGGFIVAAIGVWVHQIWLLYLGYGVIGGIGLGLGYVSPVSTLIRWFPDRRGMATGMAIMGFGGGAMIAAPLSVALMNHFKSATSVGVAETFVVLGVAYFISMTIGAFAIRVPAPGWKPAGWEPPAQSTNKMITSRHVHIDQALKTPQFYLIWLVLFLNVTAGIGILGQASVMIQESFKDTVSAAAAAGFVGLLSLFNMGGRFVWASASDWVGRKNTYFIFFLLGAVLYYCVPQFAAGGHIALFVLAYGVILSMYGGGFSTVPAYLADMFGTAFVGGIHGRLLTAWAAAGVAGPVLVNYIRAYQVGHGVAKADAYTMTVHLMAVLLVVGFFCNLLIRRVADQHYMTDAQLAAGK from the coding sequence ATGAGTAGTGTCATCGAGCCCGCCGGCAGCGCGGGCACCCCGTCCTTCCTGTCCAAGGAGGCGACGATTGCCCGCCCGGGGTTCTCGCGATGGATGGTGCCGCCCGCGGCGCTCGCGGTCCACCTCTGCATCGGCCAGGCTTATGCGTTCTCCGTGTTCAACGGACCGCTCACGAAGGTGATCGGCATCACGTCCTCGGCCGCCGGCGACTGGACGCTCACCACGCTCGGCTGGATCTTCTCGCTCGCGATCGTGTTCCTCGGCCTGTCGGCGGCGTTCGCCGGCAAGTGGCTCGAGCGCGTCGGCCCGCGCCGCACCATGCTGACGGCGGCCTGCTGCTTCGGCGGCGGCTTCATCGTGGCGGCGATCGGCGTCTGGGTCCACCAGATCTGGCTGCTCTATCTCGGCTACGGCGTGATCGGCGGGATCGGGCTCGGGCTCGGCTACGTGTCGCCGGTCTCGACGCTGATCCGCTGGTTCCCGGACCGTCGCGGCATGGCCACCGGCATGGCGATCATGGGCTTCGGCGGCGGCGCGATGATCGCCGCGCCGCTGTCGGTGGCGCTGATGAACCACTTCAAGAGCGCGACCAGCGTGGGTGTGGCCGAAACCTTCGTGGTGCTCGGCGTGGCCTACTTCATCTCGATGACGATCGGCGCGTTCGCGATCCGCGTGCCGGCGCCGGGCTGGAAGCCGGCCGGCTGGGAGCCGCCGGCGCAGTCGACCAACAAGATGATCACCTCGCGCCACGTCCACATCGACCAGGCGCTGAAGACGCCGCAGTTCTACCTGATCTGGCTGGTGCTGTTCCTGAACGTCACGGCCGGCATCGGCATCCTCGGCCAGGCCTCGGTGATGATCCAGGAAAGCTTCAAGGACACCGTGTCGGCCGCGGCCGCAGCCGGCTTCGTCGGCCTGCTGTCGCTGTTCAACATGGGCGGGCGCTTCGTCTGGGCCTCGGCGTCGGACTGGGTGGGCCGCAAGAACACCTACTTCATCTTCTTCCTGCTCGGCGCGGTGCTCTACTACTGCGTGCCGCAGTTCGCGGCAGGCGGCCATATCGCGCTGTTCGTGCTGGCCTACGGCGTGATCCTGTCGATGTATGGCGGCGGCTTCTCGACGGTGCCCGCCTACCTCGCCGACATGTTCGGCACCGCGTTCGTGGGCGGCATCCACGGCCGCCTGCTGACGGCCTGGGCGGCGGCCGGCGTGGCCGGCCCGGTGCTGGTCAACTACATCCGCGCGTACCAGGTGGGCCACGGCGTCGCGAAGGCCGACGCCTACACGATGACGGTTCATCTGATGGCGGTGCTGCTGGTGGTGGGTTTCTTCTGCAACCTGCTGATCCGGCGCGTGGCCGATCAACACTACATGACCGACGCGCAGCTCGCGGCCGGCAAATAA